A region of Nitrospirota bacterium DNA encodes the following proteins:
- a CDS encoding tyrosine-type recombinase/integrase, with translation MSVYLRAGKWKINIILGGVRINRNIPVKTRREALSIQKKLKTLYRKTLLGIEDEATPPEKTFGEYADAYLALVKQTLSPRTYDLYHGDYNIHLEKFWRNIPIPGGINNTLILQFQCRQKSSGLSNCTVNKHLALIRKIVYFARDTEEGMILPMLKFPMLDEPKRQHAFFSPEEFESLVRAFSPHPKAHRSFLRVIFGRLTGMRPAELTYLAWPDISFDSKTAKIQGKKGKWEPKNLFERVIPLNDQAMQIVTELYAIRKGPWVFAPGAKPVKCIQKALKTAARNAGIEKNVTPNMLRHTFITHLFMAGADAEAVRQLAGHRSLETTTRYTHSIDDHLRATVEKLEMNCAKVAPKSRH, from the coding sequence ATGTCAGTTTATCTTCGGGCCGGCAAATGGAAGATCAATATTATTCTCGGAGGAGTCAGAATCAATCGAAACATTCCAGTCAAGACCAGACGAGAGGCACTTTCAATACAGAAAAAACTTAAGACCCTGTATCGCAAGACTCTTCTCGGCATTGAAGATGAAGCCACCCCGCCGGAGAAAACCTTTGGCGAGTATGCCGATGCCTACCTTGCTCTTGTTAAGCAGACTCTATCACCGCGCACCTATGATCTCTACCACGGTGACTACAACATCCATCTCGAAAAGTTCTGGAGGAACATCCCCATACCAGGCGGTATTAATAATACCCTGATACTGCAGTTCCAATGCAGGCAGAAATCATCGGGTCTTTCAAACTGCACCGTAAACAAACATTTAGCGCTCATTCGAAAAATCGTCTATTTCGCACGGGATACAGAAGAGGGGATGATTCTCCCTATGCTCAAATTCCCCATGCTTGATGAACCTAAACGTCAACATGCCTTCTTCTCTCCAGAAGAATTTGAATCTCTTGTCCGAGCCTTCTCACCGCATCCGAAAGCCCACAGAAGTTTTCTTCGTGTAATATTCGGGCGTCTTACCGGCATGCGTCCGGCAGAACTCACGTATCTTGCATGGCCCGACATATCCTTCGACAGTAAGACTGCGAAGATCCAAGGGAAAAAAGGAAAGTGGGAGCCGAAGAATCTCTTCGAACGTGTTATTCCCCTTAATGATCAGGCAATGCAGATCGTCACGGAACTTTATGCAATCCGCAAGGGACCATGGGTCTTCGCGCCCGGCGCAAAACCGGTTAAGTGCATACAAAAAGCTCTGAAGACTGCAGCCAGGAACGCAGGAATCGAGAAGAATGTGACACCAAATATGTTGCGGCATACGTTCATCACTCATCTGTTTATGGCAGGAGCTGATGCCGAGGCCGTGCGCCAACTTGCCGGACACAGAAGTCTGGAAACTACAACAAGATATACCCACAGTATCGACGATCATCTGAGGGCCACAGTGGAAAAACTTGAAATGAATTGCGCCAAAGTTGCGCCAAAATCGCGCCATTGA
- a CDS encoding MerR family transcriptional regulator, with the protein MHKHASERVKPQQLAVPDKLFYKIGEVSKITGVESYVLRYWQTEFPFLNPRKNKSGQRVYVKKDLEVVLMVKKMLYQERYTIEGVRKRFEDGIQSPAEIKPAQEAKPAIMKNPAEAIAFFKKRLKQIADSIK; encoded by the coding sequence ATGCATAAGCACGCAAGTGAGAGGGTAAAACCTCAACAACTGGCAGTCCCTGACAAACTCTTTTATAAGATCGGGGAGGTTAGCAAGATAACCGGTGTTGAATCATATGTGTTACGATATTGGCAGACAGAGTTTCCTTTTCTGAATCCCCGCAAGAACAAGTCGGGTCAACGGGTATATGTGAAAAAGGATCTCGAAGTCGTCCTGATGGTCAAGAAGATGCTCTATCAGGAACGGTACACGATCGAAGGAGTGCGGAAGCGGTTTGAAGACGGTATCCAGAGTCCTGCGGAGATAAAGCCTGCACAGGAAGCAAAGCCGGCAATCATGAAAAACCCTGCCGAAGCCATAGCCTTTTTCAAGAAGCGGCTGAAACAGATCGCTGACAGTATCAAGTAA
- a CDS encoding menaquinone biosynthesis decarboxylase, translating to MAYKDLRDYIKHIESKGLLQRVTAEVDPLLEISEITDRACKSPLGGKALFFENVKGSAHPVVTNIFGSFERMSLALEVDHLDDVGKRIDELLNQSPPKTLMEKLAMLPKLFELSKYLPKTVKHGPCQEVIERDDPDLSKFPVLKTWPGDGQPTDEGRFITFPMVFTKDPETGRPNCGMYRIHIYDKTTTGMHWHIHKDGARHYDKYKKLHQRMPVAIAVGSDPAVIYSASAPLPESIDEMLFAGFLRQEPVEMVKCITSDIEVPANSELVIEGYVDPGEQRIEGPFGDHTGFYSSADNYPVFHATCITHRKDMIYPATVVGKPPMEDCYMGKATERIFLPLMRLDSPEIRDINLPMEGVFHNFVLVSIKKSYPGHAKKIINGLWGKGQMMFAKLIIVVDEDVDVQNLSYTAWRVLNNVDWRRDVVISEGPLDDLDHAANFPRYGAKMGIDATRKTREEGMTRDWPDEIWMSDEIKQLVDRRWKEYGF from the coding sequence ATGGCATATAAAGACTTGAGAGATTACATAAAACATATTGAAAGCAAAGGACTTCTGCAGAGGGTCACTGCTGAGGTTGACCCGTTGCTTGAAATATCCGAGATAACGGACCGCGCGTGCAAGTCACCCCTCGGCGGCAAGGCTCTCTTCTTTGAAAACGTGAAAGGATCTGCACACCCGGTCGTGACAAACATATTCGGTTCGTTCGAACGCATGAGCCTGGCACTTGAAGTGGATCACCTTGATGATGTCGGGAAAAGGATCGATGAACTTCTGAACCAGTCGCCGCCCAAGACACTTATGGAAAAACTTGCAATGCTTCCCAAGCTGTTTGAACTTTCAAAGTATCTTCCGAAAACCGTCAAGCATGGTCCCTGCCAGGAAGTGATCGAAAGGGATGATCCCGATCTTTCGAAATTCCCTGTGCTTAAGACCTGGCCGGGTGACGGACAGCCGACTGACGAAGGCAGATTCATCACCTTCCCTATGGTATTCACCAAAGACCCGGAAACAGGCAGACCGAACTGCGGCATGTACCGCATACATATTTATGACAAGACCACAACCGGCATGCACTGGCATATCCATAAGGATGGGGCAAGGCACTACGATAAATATAAGAAACTGCATCAGAGAATGCCGGTTGCGATCGCCGTGGGAAGCGACCCAGCGGTCATCTATTCTGCAAGCGCCCCTCTGCCTGAGTCGATCGACGAAATGCTCTTTGCGGGGTTCCTGAGACAAGAACCGGTGGAGATGGTCAAATGCATCACTTCAGACATCGAGGTGCCTGCAAACAGCGAACTGGTCATAGAAGGTTATGTCGACCCCGGAGAGCAGCGCATCGAAGGGCCGTTCGGCGATCACACCGGATTCTATTCATCTGCCGACAATTACCCGGTCTTCCATGCAACCTGCATCACACACAGAAAGGATATGATCTATCCGGCCACGGTCGTGGGCAAGCCTCCGATGGAGGATTGCTACATGGGCAAGGCAACAGAGAGAATATTCCTGCCGCTCATGAGACTCGACTCTCCTGAGATCAGGGATATCAATCTGCCGATGGAGGGCGTCTTTCATAATTTTGTTCTTGTCTCGATTAAAAAGAGTTATCCGGGGCATGCGAAAAAGATCATCAACGGCCTCTGGGGCAAAGGCCAGATGATGTTTGCAAAACTCATTATTGTTGTTGATGAGGACGTGGATGTGCAGAACTTATCGTACACTGCATGGCGCGTTCTGAACAATGTTGACTGGAGGCGGGATGTGGTTATCTCGGAAGGCCCGCTGGACGACCTTGACCATGCAGCCAATTTCCCACGCTATGGCGCGAAGATGGGCATTGACGCAACACGGAAAACACGCGAGGAAGGTATGACGCGTGACTGGCCTGACGAGATCTGGATGTCGGACGAGATCAAACAACTCGTGGACAGGCGATGGAAGGAATACGGCTTCTGA
- a CDS encoding integration host factor subunit alpha, with the protein MTKADLVDAIFEKVGLSKKEAQDIVEILFDTMKQTFSEGESIKMSGFGTFHVRKKMSRRGRNPKTGEELEITPRRVITFRVSNQLKEEIEKIDA; encoded by the coding sequence ATGACAAAGGCTGATCTTGTGGATGCGATTTTCGAGAAGGTAGGCTTGTCCAAGAAAGAAGCGCAGGACATTGTCGAAATCCTTTTTGATACCATGAAACAGACTTTCTCAGAGGGAGAGTCTATAAAGATGTCCGGATTCGGCACATTTCATGTGCGCAAGAAGATGTCCAGACGGGGCCGCAACCCCAAGACCGGAGAAGAACTTGAGATCACGCCGAGGAGAGTTATCACATTCAGAGTCAGCAATCAGTTGAAGGAAGAGATAGAGAAGATAGATGCATAA